Genomic DNA from Paenibacillus borealis:
TTGACCCTGAACTGGGCCCACACGGAGAAGATAAAAGCGATAATTAATAATAGATACATTAGGGGCATCATATGTCTCATTCCTCCACTTTAAGTTACAAGCTGTTACATTGGCGGCCCCTGTGTCAGCAGAAGCCGGATCGCTTCCATGCAGGCAACGCCTTGTGGAATTAATGCTGCTAATGCCCGGCTGGCCTGTCCGGGCTTCAAACCGCTGATTACCGGTTCAAGAGCCTTAACTTCACGCTCAAGCTGCTGCATCTGAAGCTCAAGCTGGACCAGTTTGCCCGAGACCTCGGCCTCCGGTGTAGCTGCGTTCCATTTGCCCATCAGGGATTTGATTTCTTCCAATGTATATTTCTCTTGCTTTAGCTGATTAATACGTTGTAAATTGACCAAGGTTTCATGGTTGTACAAACGGTAATTCTTCATGCTTCTTGATTCAGGTGTAATCAGTCCGAGCTTCGTATAATAATCAATGGTACGTTCACTCGTGCCGGCCGCCTTGGCCAGCTCACCGATCCGGTAAAGGGTCATATCTCCAAGTTGTCTCACCTCACTGGAAGAGGCAGGCTGTAACACAGCGATGCACTCTGTTCATTAAATTATCCTGCTAACTAATGATACCAAAACCCAAACCGTACAGTCAAACGTCACACTTACTTAAAGTATATGCAGCATTTGCTGAAAGATTCGCTGTTTATTAATGTAATACAACTGGATAAGATGAATTATATATCACATTACGTGTCATGTA
This window encodes:
- a CDS encoding MerR family transcriptional regulator; protein product: MTLYRIGELAKAAGTSERTIDYYTKLGLITPESRSMKNYRLYNHETLVNLQRINQLKQEKYTLEEIKSLMGKWNAATPEAEVSGKLVQLELQMQQLEREVKALEPVISGLKPGQASRALAALIPQGVACMEAIRLLLTQGPPM